Proteins encoded in a region of the Blastococcus sp. Marseille-P5729 genome:
- the coaE gene encoding dephospho-CoA kinase: MLNLGLTGGIGSGKSAASSALSALGATVVDADKISREVVEPGTDGLRRIVETFGEGVLAEDGALDRPALAQVVFADETARQQLNQIVHPLVRARSVELIEQAGPDAVIVNDIPLLAEGSMAPSFHLVVVVMTPDRIRLERLTESRGMDRDDAEARIRAQASDEQRLAIADVVLDNSGTVADLQEQVQQLWEQRLVPYAAALAERIGATERIAARAGAPERELARLRWHLEPLGHGVAVADRTAVVTPVDDSARPAVERAGWFGAGPLRSADPGAVLDLTFGG; this comes from the coding sequence GTGCTGAACCTCGGACTGACGGGTGGGATCGGCTCGGGCAAGAGCGCGGCGAGCAGTGCGCTGTCGGCGCTCGGCGCCACCGTGGTCGATGCGGACAAGATCTCTCGCGAGGTGGTCGAGCCGGGCACCGACGGGCTGCGCCGGATCGTCGAGACCTTCGGTGAGGGCGTCCTCGCCGAGGACGGCGCACTGGACCGCCCGGCGCTGGCCCAGGTGGTGTTCGCCGACGAGACGGCACGCCAGCAGCTCAACCAGATCGTGCACCCGCTGGTGCGCGCGCGCAGCGTCGAGCTCATCGAACAGGCCGGGCCGGACGCCGTGATCGTCAACGACATTCCGCTGCTCGCCGAGGGCAGCATGGCGCCGTCGTTCCACCTCGTGGTCGTCGTCATGACGCCCGACCGGATCCGGCTGGAGCGGCTCACCGAGTCCCGCGGCATGGACCGCGACGACGCGGAGGCCCGGATCCGAGCGCAGGCCAGCGACGAGCAGCGGCTGGCGATCGCTGATGTCGTCCTCGACAACAGTGGCACGGTGGCGGACCTGCAGGAGCAGGTGCAGCAGCTCTGGGAGCAGCGTCTCGTGCCGTACGCCGCGGCGCTGGCCGAACGAATCGGCGCCACCGAGCGGATCGCGGCGCGTGCGGGCGCGCCCGAGCGGGAGCTGGCGCGGCTGCGCTGGCACCTGGAGCCGCTCGGCCACGGCGTGGCGGTGGCCGACCGCACCGCGGTGGTCACGCCGGTAGACGACTCCGCGCGTCCCGCTGTGGAGCGTGCCGGGTGGTTCGGCGCGGGCCCCCTGCGCTCGGCCGACCCCGGCGCGGTTCTCGATCTGACATTCGGCGGCTGA